Proteins encoded together in one Procambarus clarkii isolate CNS0578487 chromosome 11, FALCON_Pclarkii_2.0, whole genome shotgun sequence window:
- the LOC138363747 gene encoding uncharacterized protein — MDEDPYFAYVSVKVQEGKPYTQSPLRQIREKLVNERGIMKKSGMTTQANALKIMVNSIYGAMAAIKLLADDLVSCMVTGYGRYHLNRAQHFYTKDENGIGATVLYGDTDSLFLKVSRSAGTGDELANRYKTNLRQDIPSTCYLKLAFENAFGVLVLIKKKTLYGYTRKTSQTVNALIQTADSENASQYSIEKLSLDYQKNERYQLYEKHVAHGYRVCNLSAYVPANNIRNRASGAIKQILLTNNSIRKKLMPKYKDIISKVIDEVQAEEPICNGNVTAEEPAFKRIKIEKKVNEDVFKEAEKCNLAVENSKIVAPLVGGLNEEENCINYENQEEEALNFLNMF; from the exons ATGGATGAAGATCCTTATTTTGCTTATGTGAGTGTTAAAGTCCAAGAAGGAAAACCATACACTCAATCACCATTACGTCAGATACGTGAAAAATTAGTAAATGAACGAGGTATTATGAAAAAATCCGGAATGACCACTCAAGCTAATGCTCTTAAGATTATGGTAAATTCTATTTATGGGGCAATGGCAGCCATTAAACTACTCGCAGATGACCTGGTCTCATGCATGGTTACTGGTTATGGTCGGTATCATCTTAATCGGGCTCAACATTTTTATACTAAAGATGAAAATGGAATTGGAGCGACAGTTTTATATGGCGACACTGATTCATTATTTCTGAAGGTATCTCGTTCAGCAGGAACTGGAGATGAATTGGCTAATCGTTATAAAACTAATCTCAGACAAGATATACCTTCTACATGTTATCTCAAACTAGCTTTCGAAAATGCATTTGGTGTTCTAgtgctaattaaaaaaaaaacattatatggctatacaagaaagacaa gcCAAACTGTTAATGCCCTTATTCAGACTGCTGATTCAGAAAATGCGTCTCAATATAGTATAGAAAAGTTAAGCTTGGATTATCAAAAAAATGAAAGATATCAGCTATATGAAAAACATGTTGCACATGGTTATAGAGTTTGTAATCTGAGTGCCT ATGTCCCAGCTAACAATATCCGAAATCGAGCCTCTGGTGCAATTAAACAAATTCTTTTAACTAATAATAGCATTAGGAAGAAACTAATGCCCAAATATAAAGATATTATTTCTAAAGTAATAGATGAAGTTCAAGCAGAAGAACCTATATGTAATGGAAATGTCACAGCAGAAGAACCAGCATTCAAACgaataaaaattgagaaaaaagttAATGAGGACGTTTTTAAAGAGGCAGAGAAGTGTAATTTGGCTGTGGAAAATAGTAAAATAGTAGCTCCTTTAGTCGGAGGATTAAATGAAGAGGAGAATTGTATTAATTATGAAAATCAAGAGGAAGAagcattaaatttccttaatatgttctaa
- the LOC138363748 gene encoding uncharacterized protein, with protein MNVLILILIVGFTKSCMWSQKKKTTTPITSSHFVTDENEKTSAAPLTTTTTTTNDTDEETASTPQESQATTSSENYYTAEETETTPPPSVPPPHDTITTKKVNITNLISNSHSSTTTTTTNDTDSDTVTTKKANITNLISNSHSSTTTTTTNDTDSDTVTTKKANITNLISNSHSSTTTTTTTNDTDSEESQATTSSEKYYRDEETETTPPSSLLPPHDTITTKKADEETKTTPPPSVPPPHDTITTKKADEETESTPPLTSTTTTTTNDTDEESASTPQESPSISSSSSVSTFFLSLKIQQQPKKARQQHPKNFIQMRRQKLLVSQQQQQQQQPMILMRRQHLPLKKARQFHHHHQFLLFLPLKI; from the coding sequence ATGAATGTGCTAATACTCATATTAATAGTTGGATTTACCAAAAGTTGTATGTGGTCCCAAAAGAAAAAGACGACTACACCAATTACATCTTCCCACTTTGTAACGGATGAAAATGAGAAAACATCAGCAGcccctctaacaacaacaacaacaacaaccaatgatactgatgaggagacagcatctacccctcaagaaagccaggcaacaacatcatcagaaaattattatACAGCTGAGGAGACAGaaactactcctcctccttctgttCCTCCACCTCATGATACTATCACAACTAAAAAGGTAAATATTACTAATCTTATTAGCAACTCACAttcctcaacaacaacaacaacaacaaatgatACTGATTCTGATACTGTCACAACTAAAAAGGCAAATATTACTAATCTTATTAGCAACTCACAttcctcaacaacaacaacaacaacaaatgatACTGATTCTGATACTGTCACAACTAAAAAGGCAAATATTACTAATCTTATTAGCAACTCACAttcctcaacaacaacaacaacaacaaccaatgatactgattctgaagaaagccaggcaacaacatcatcagaaaaataTTATAGAGATGAGGAGACAGAAACTActcctccttcttctcttcttcctcctcatgATACTATCACAACTAAAAAGGCAGATGAGGAGACAAaaactactcctcctccttctgttcctcctcctcATGATACTATCACAACTAAAAAGGCAGATGAGGAGACAGAAAGTACTCCTCCcttaacatcaacaacaacaacaacaaccaatgatactgatgaggaatcagcatctacccctcaagaaagcccgtcaatttcatcatcatcatcagtttCTACATTTTTTTTATCcctgaaaattcagcaacaacccaagaaagccaggcaacaacatccgaAAAATTTTATACAGATGAGGAGACAGAAACTACTCGtctctcaacaacaacaacaacaacaacaaccaatgatactgatgaggagacagcatctacccctcaagaaagcccgtcagtttcatcatcatcatcagtttCTACTATTTTTACCCCTGAAAATTTAG